The following nucleotide sequence is from Candidatus Zixiibacteriota bacterium.
TGTAGATAGCCGGAAACCTTGAGACAGGAACTTGAAACAGCAAACCCAGAAGTATCCCCGCCAAAAATAGCGTGTATCCCACGAATAACTTCTTTCTGATTGCCAGAATGATGACAATGAAGATAATCCCCAGCTTGATGAGGTCGGTCATAGAACCGGAAATATAGACAGCAATCCGATAATGTCAACTACGGTATTGTATTGTCCTATCCCAAATCATATATTGTAGCACCGATATGAAGATAAACTGCTCCATTGATGGCAAGGCGCTACCGGTCCGGCAGGCAGTTATCCCGATTTTTGACAATGCTCTCTTTTACGCCGATGGGCTTTTTGAGACCTTTCTGGCGGTGGGCGACCGCGCTGTCTTTCTCGACGACCACTTAGAACGTCTTGAGAAAGGAGCGCGCCTTATCAATATCAATATTCCGGTCAGTCGCAAGAAGCTGTCGCGATGGATATCAGATGCCCTTGCGCTCAATTCGGCGACGATTAAGAAAGTTCGCGTTACGCTTACTGCCGGCGATTCCCGCTTCTGGTCGGGCCGAAAACAGAAACCGCGCCTTCTCATAATCGTCACCGAGCATCGGCTTCCAAAAGACCCTTTTCGGCTCACGGTCTCCCCTTTCGCCGTCGATGAGCGCTCCCCATTCAGACATATTAAGACTCTCTCTTTTGTGCTGGAAATGTCATCCCGCAAACTGGCATATGCTGAGGGTTTTGATGACGCCATACTTTTGAATCACAAGGGGAATGTTGCCGAAACCTCCTCGGCGAGCCTTTTCTGGGTAAAAAACAATGAGCTTTTCACACCCCCTTTGTCCAGCGGGTGTCTTGAGGGAATGACCCGACGTCATATTCTCGCCCTGGCGTCCGACGCCGGAATCAAAGCCGGGGAAAGAAATATTGACCTCAAAGGATTGCTCAAAGCGGATGAGATTTTCATCTCTTCTTCAATAAAACTTATTCTTCCGGTCACCCATATTTTTCATGATAAAATCGGCTATGACTTCACCGCCGGCAAAGTCACAGCTCAACTCCAGCGACTTCTGAAAGAACTGATATTCAAGAGCAGATAGAATGGAATTCTATGAGGCTGTACAGAAGCGACGTTCCATTCGGGCTTATCTGAAGAAACCGATACCTGATGATATTTTCCGCCGGATTATGGATTCCGCGCGTTTGGCGCCGTCGGCGAAAAATCTACAGCCCTGGAAATTTATCGTCATCCGTGACGACAGCCGGAAAAAAGAGATTGCCCGCATCTGCAAGGAGCGGCT
It contains:
- a CDS encoding aminotransferase class IV, producing the protein MKINCSIDGKALPVRQAVIPIFDNALFYADGLFETFLAVGDRAVFLDDHLERLEKGARLININIPVSRKKLSRWISDALALNSATIKKVRVTLTAGDSRFWSGRKQKPRLLIIVTEHRLPKDPFRLTVSPFAVDERSPFRHIKTLSFVLEMSSRKLAYAEGFDDAILLNHKGNVAETSSASLFWVKNNELFTPPLSSGCLEGMTRRHILALASDAGIKAGERNIDLKGLLKADEIFISSSIKLILPVTHIFHDKIGYDFTAGKVTAQLQRLLKELIFKSR